In Leptodesmis sichuanensis A121, the following are encoded in one genomic region:
- a CDS encoding carbon dioxide-concentrating mechanism protein CcmK has translation MPQAVGSIETKGFPAVLAAADAMVKAGRITLVGYIRAGSARFTVNIRGDVSEVKRAVEAGVEAASNVEGGTVETWVIIPNPHENVEVVLPIGFNDDVERFRMAVEGRPLLGAPSGNPGQ, from the coding sequence ATGCCGCAAGCGGTTGGATCAATTGAGACAAAGGGATTTCCGGCTGTATTAGCTGCTGCTGATGCAATGGTGAAGGCCGGTCGGATTACTCTGGTTGGTTACATTCGAGCCGGAAGTGCTCGCTTTACCGTCAATATTCGCGGAGATGTGTCGGAGGTGAAGCGGGCCGTGGAGGCTGGGGTGGAAGCGGCCAGTAATGTGGAAGGTGGCACGGTAGAAACCTGGGTGATTATTCCCAATCCCCACGAAAACGTGGAAGTGGTGCTGCCGATCGGATTCAACGACGATGTGGAACGGTTCCGCATGGCAGTAGAAGGACGGCCTTTGCTGGGCGCACCGAGTGGTAACCCTGGACAGTAG
- a CDS encoding BMC domain-containing protein, producing the protein MPLAVGVIQTDGFPPVLAAADAMVKAGRVTIVYFGLAERAEFLVAVRGPTAEVRAAVAAGIEAADATPPGGRLVSHYIVPNPPENVEAVMSIDFTPLVERFRV; encoded by the coding sequence ATGCCGCTTGCCGTTGGAGTAATTCAAACAGACGGATTTCCTCCTGTTCTGGCCGCTGCTGATGCGATGGTCAAAGCGGGACGGGTGACGATCGTCTATTTCGGGCTGGCAGAGCGAGCCGAGTTTTTGGTGGCGGTTCGTGGCCCAACTGCCGAAGTGAGGGCTGCGGTCGCGGCTGGCATTGAAGCAGCGGATGCCACGCCTCCAGGGGGCCGGTTGGTGTCCCATTACATTGTCCCGAATCCACCAGAGAATGTAGAAGCCGTGATGTCGATCGACTTTACTCCGCTGGTAGAAAGGTTTCGGGTTTAG
- the glsA gene encoding glutaminase A: MAQGSHAFSGSFDPSQLDAWVAAAKALAHQGRIPDYIPNLGKAHPDWLAVQLHLADDWVYQTGEVAQPFVLMSVIKPFVLLYLLEYFGTEVVFSWVGMQPSEYSFHSIQQLKVDRGFPRNPMINSGAIALAGHIPGHDGTVRCAALCQWLNQLSGARLFLDEAMLASVRSVGNETNRTLAKILAQAGYLDSIDLALDTYNQICCLAGTVDDLVRLGLLLARSHHQIANAHRRIVNALMLTCGLYEASGAFAVRIGLPTKSGVSGALLSVIPGVGAIACYSPALDSSGNSLAGLFLLEKLTQELALSIFA; the protein is encoded by the coding sequence ATGGCGCAAGGCTCTCATGCATTCTCAGGTTCGTTTGACCCATCGCAGTTGGATGCTTGGGTCGCGGCGGCAAAGGCATTGGCGCATCAGGGCCGCATTCCGGACTATATCCCTAACCTGGGAAAGGCCCATCCTGATTGGTTGGCTGTGCAACTTCATCTGGCGGATGACTGGGTGTATCAGACAGGCGAAGTAGCTCAGCCCTTTGTGCTGATGAGCGTCATCAAGCCCTTTGTGCTGTTGTATTTGTTGGAATACTTTGGAACGGAGGTGGTTTTTTCCTGGGTTGGGATGCAGCCCTCGGAGTATTCGTTTCATTCCATCCAGCAGCTAAAAGTTGATCGGGGCTTTCCCCGCAATCCCATGATTAACAGTGGGGCGATCGCCCTGGCAGGACACATTCCAGGCCATGATGGGACTGTTCGATGTGCCGCTTTGTGTCAGTGGTTAAACCAGTTATCGGGGGCGCGGTTGTTTCTGGATGAAGCCATGCTGGCATCTGTGCGCTCGGTGGGCAATGAAACCAACCGGACGCTCGCGAAGATCCTGGCTCAGGCGGGTTATTTAGACTCCATTGATCTGGCCCTCGATACCTATAACCAGATCTGTTGTCTGGCAGGTACGGTAGATGATCTGGTGCGCCTGGGGTTGTTACTGGCCCGTTCTCATCACCAGATTGCCAATGCCCATCGTCGCATCGTGAATGCGTTAATGCTGACCTGTGGACTTTATGAAGCCTCTGGTGCTTTTGCCGTGCGAATTGGACTGCCAACTAAATCTGGTGTCAGTGGAGCGCTGTTATCGGTCATTCCAGGAGTGGGGGCGATCGCCTGTTACAGTCCGGCTTTAGATTCAAGCGGTAATTCTCTGGCTGGGCTATTTCTTCTAGAAAAACTGACCCAGGAGTTAGCGCTCAGTATTTTTGCCTGA
- a CDS encoding mechanosensitive ion channel family protein has translation MSPHSAEPVPLFWIFIVMWYVGIAQIMSTVPVLMRWGLYVWATPFALIMIWFGISLAIRICKSFIDRFLHSWKVIPAPTFGETQRTALRSNTIAEALKGFITFVLIIVGIVITLGLFNIPTTSILAGGAVLGLAISFGTQSLIKDLVNGCLILIEDQFAVGDVIQIGDKSGLVENLNLRVTQLRNSEGKLITIPNSNITNVSNLTRLWSRVDFAILVAYENDPKQVLDVLRQVSQQMYHEPEWRDRIPEPPNVLGIDDLSHTGMLVRVWIKTAPMEQWSVGREFRLRVREAFAANNIQIGRPQGITFNMDLRNPHVELVTSPNATTSQVTLS, from the coding sequence ATGTCTCCCCACTCAGCGGAACCAGTGCCACTGTTCTGGATTTTTATCGTGATGTGGTACGTTGGCATCGCTCAAATTATGTCCACTGTACCCGTCTTAATGCGGTGGGGTCTGTACGTCTGGGCAACCCCTTTTGCATTAATTATGATCTGGTTTGGCATCAGTCTCGCCATCCGAATTTGTAAGAGCTTCATCGATCGCTTCCTACATTCCTGGAAAGTCATCCCAGCACCAACCTTCGGAGAAACCCAACGCACCGCCCTGAGAAGTAACACGATCGCTGAAGCCCTCAAAGGTTTCATAACGTTTGTGCTGATCATTGTTGGAATTGTGATTACATTGGGGCTGTTTAATATTCCCACAACCTCAATTTTGGCAGGCGGGGCCGTGCTGGGTTTAGCCATTTCCTTTGGCACCCAAAGTTTGATCAAAGATCTGGTCAACGGTTGCTTGATTTTAATTGAAGATCAGTTTGCCGTAGGTGATGTGATTCAAATTGGTGACAAGAGTGGGTTGGTCGAAAATCTCAACCTACGAGTGACTCAACTCCGCAATAGCGAAGGGAAACTGATCACGATTCCCAATAGCAACATTACCAATGTCAGCAATTTAACTCGGCTCTGGTCACGGGTTGATTTTGCCATTTTGGTGGCCTATGAAAACGATCCGAAACAGGTACTGGATGTTCTGCGGCAAGTCTCGCAGCAGATGTATCACGAACCCGAATGGCGCGATCGCATCCCCGAACCGCCCAATGTATTAGGCATTGACGATCTATCGCATACGGGAATGTTAGTCCGAGTCTGGATTAAAACTGCACCGATGGAACAGTGGAGCGTGGGTCGCGAGTTTCGGTTGCGCGTTCGAGAGGCATTTGCGGCAAACAACATCCAAATTGGTAGACCCCAGGGGATTACATTCAACATGGATTTGAGGAATCCCCACGTTGAGTTGGTTACTTCCCCCAATGCGACTACCAGCCAGGTGACCCTCAGTTAA